A window of Pedococcus aerophilus contains these coding sequences:
- the aroA gene encoding 3-phosphoshikimate 1-carboxyvinyltransferase — MPSPDPVRPPARAVEGSWTVPTADGPVDADVVLPGSKSLTNRFLVLAALANGPSLLRRPLRSRDTLLMAQALRQLGAGIEDTTSHSGQLPDWVVTPATLRGDVQVDCGLAGTVMRFLPPVAALAAGPVTFDGDAQARVRPMGPVLEAMRALGADLDDGGRGTLPFTVRGRGSMPGGAVTLDASASSQFISALLLAGPRYDDGVTIHHEGEPVPSEPHIEMTIETLRDAGALIDDSVPNTWRVEPSEINALDVQVEPDLSNAAPFLAAGLVTGGRVTVPSWPHHTTQAGDAIRDILDAMGADVNLSREGLTVSGTGEVSGIDVDLHDASELTPVVAAVAALADSPTVIRGVAHIRGHETDRLAALARELGTLGTVVTETEDGLRIEPKPLRPSLFHTYADHRMVMAGAVLGLRCEGLVIEDAGTVAKTLPEFTQLWHHLVAPGTLGAPSTSAASA, encoded by the coding sequence CCTCACCTGATCCCGTCCGACCCCCCGCCCGCGCGGTCGAGGGCAGCTGGACCGTCCCCACCGCCGACGGTCCCGTCGACGCCGACGTGGTCCTGCCCGGCAGCAAGTCGCTGACCAACCGCTTCCTCGTCCTGGCGGCCCTGGCCAACGGGCCGTCGCTGCTGCGGCGTCCCCTGCGGTCCCGCGACACGCTGCTCATGGCCCAGGCCCTGCGCCAGCTCGGCGCAGGCATCGAGGACACGACGTCGCACTCCGGGCAGCTCCCCGACTGGGTCGTCACCCCGGCGACCCTGCGCGGCGACGTGCAGGTCGACTGCGGCCTCGCCGGCACCGTCATGCGGTTCCTCCCCCCGGTCGCGGCACTGGCCGCCGGCCCGGTGACGTTCGACGGTGACGCCCAGGCCAGGGTTCGCCCCATGGGTCCGGTCCTGGAGGCCATGCGGGCGCTCGGCGCGGACCTCGACGACGGCGGCCGCGGCACCCTGCCGTTCACCGTGCGTGGTCGCGGCAGCATGCCTGGTGGAGCGGTGACCCTCGACGCCTCGGCGTCCTCCCAGTTCATCTCGGCGCTGCTGCTCGCCGGCCCGCGCTACGACGACGGTGTCACCATTCACCACGAGGGCGAGCCCGTCCCCTCCGAACCCCACATCGAGATGACGATCGAGACGCTGCGCGACGCCGGCGCCCTCATCGACGACAGCGTGCCGAACACCTGGCGCGTGGAGCCCTCGGAGATCAACGCGCTCGACGTGCAGGTCGAGCCCGACCTCTCCAACGCCGCACCCTTCCTCGCGGCCGGCCTCGTCACCGGCGGGCGGGTCACCGTGCCGAGCTGGCCCCACCACACGACCCAGGCCGGCGACGCGATCCGCGACATCCTCGACGCCATGGGCGCCGACGTGAACCTCAGCCGGGAGGGCCTGACCGTCTCGGGCACCGGGGAGGTCTCCGGCATCGACGTCGACCTGCACGACGCCTCGGAGCTCACGCCGGTCGTCGCAGCCGTCGCCGCGCTCGCCGACTCCCCCACCGTGATCCGGGGGGTGGCCCACATCCGCGGCCACGAGACCGATCGACTGGCCGCCCTCGCTCGCGAGCTCGGGACGCTCGGCACCGTGGTCACCGAGACCGAGGACGGCCTGCGTATCGAGCCGAAACCGTTGCGCCCCAGCCTCTTCCACACCTACGCCGACCACCGGATGGTCATGGCGGGCGCGGTGCTCGGGCTGCGCTGCGAAGGCCTGGTCATCGAGGACGCCGGCACCGTGGCGAAGACGCTGCCCGAGTTCACCCAGCTCTGGCACCACCTCGTGGCACCGGGCACCCTCGGCGCACCGAGCACCAGCGCAGCGAGCGCATGA
- the rsgA gene encoding ribosome small subunit-dependent GTPase A: MSRKASDYDESDVRVRPSRRGSRPRSKDRPAHEDAVPGFVIAVDRGRYTVLIPRGKGRKAEPERLVTAMKARELGRKGIVVGDDVGLVGDTTGNPDGLARIVRLTPRRSVLRRSADDTDPVERVLVSNADQLVIVSALANPEPRPRLIDRCLVAAYDAGLEPLLVLTKADLKDPAEFLGSYAPLNVPNVVTSTGESGFDGLEGLTERLVGRVSVFVGHSGVGKSTLVNGLVPDARRAVGIVNDHTGRGRHTSSSAVALRLPDGDGWVIDTPGVRSFGLAHVDLGRIIQHFPELEAGTGLCPRGCTHDEEECALDAWVASGQAGPAGASRLESLRRLLRARSGEGD; this comes from the coding sequence ATGAGCCGCAAGGCCTCCGACTACGACGAGAGCGACGTCCGGGTCCGCCCGAGTCGTCGAGGATCGCGCCCGCGGTCCAAGGACCGGCCCGCCCACGAGGACGCCGTCCCGGGGTTCGTCATCGCCGTCGACCGCGGGCGCTACACGGTGCTCATCCCCCGCGGCAAGGGCCGCAAGGCCGAGCCAGAACGCCTGGTGACGGCCATGAAGGCACGCGAGCTCGGCCGCAAGGGCATCGTCGTGGGTGACGACGTCGGCCTGGTCGGCGACACGACCGGCAACCCCGACGGCCTGGCCCGCATCGTGCGGCTGACCCCGCGACGTTCGGTGCTGCGGCGCAGCGCCGACGACACCGACCCCGTCGAGCGCGTCCTCGTCTCGAACGCCGACCAGCTCGTCATCGTGTCGGCCCTGGCCAACCCCGAGCCCCGGCCTCGGCTCATCGACCGGTGCCTCGTCGCGGCGTACGACGCCGGCCTCGAGCCGCTCCTCGTCCTGACCAAGGCAGACCTCAAGGACCCCGCGGAGTTCCTCGGCAGCTACGCACCGCTCAACGTCCCCAACGTCGTGACCTCGACGGGCGAGTCCGGGTTCGACGGCCTCGAGGGTCTCACCGAACGCCTCGTCGGCCGCGTCAGCGTCTTCGTCGGCCACTCCGGCGTCGGCAAGTCGACCCTCGTCAACGGCCTGGTGCCCGACGCGCGCCGGGCGGTGGGGATCGTCAACGACCACACCGGAAGAGGTCGGCACACCTCGTCCTCCGCGGTCGCCCTGCGCCTGCCCGACGGCGACGGCTGGGTCATCGACACCCCGGGCGTCCGCTCCTTCGGGCTCGCCCACGTCGACCTCGGGCGGATCATCCAGCACTTCCCCGAGCTCGAGGCCGGCACCGGTCTGTGCCCCCGCGGGTGCACCCACGACGAGGAGGAGTGTGCCCTCGACGCCTGGGTCGCCTCCGGTCAGGCCGGGCCGGCCGGAGCCTCCAGGCTGGAGTCCCTGAGGCGGTTGCTGCGCGCCCGCTCGGGTGAGGGTGACTGA
- a CDS encoding RNA polymerase sigma factor, with product MESMGVLARSTAGVVGTAPALEADALVVTLFTAESARLVSLARFFVDDRTAAEDLVQEAFIRLARSSHRIRDPERAAAYLRSIVINLARDHNRRGLVSLRHRPPAVPDEPSAEEMATALEGRREVVEAIRALPRRQRDCVVLRYYLELGIDQVAETLDLSPNSVKTHLRRGLRTLGARLEEQR from the coding sequence ATGGAGTCCATGGGCGTGCTGGCGAGGAGCACCGCCGGCGTGGTGGGCACGGCCCCCGCGCTGGAGGCCGATGCGCTCGTCGTCACGCTCTTCACGGCAGAGTCCGCCCGCCTCGTCTCGCTGGCCCGGTTCTTCGTCGACGACCGCACCGCGGCCGAGGACCTCGTCCAGGAGGCGTTCATCCGGCTCGCCCGCAGCAGCCACCGCATCCGTGACCCGGAACGCGCCGCGGCCTACCTGCGCTCGATCGTCATCAACCTGGCCCGGGACCACAACCGGCGAGGGCTGGTCTCGTTGCGCCACCGACCGCCAGCGGTCCCGGACGAGCCGTCGGCCGAGGAGATGGCCACCGCGCTCGAAGGGCGGCGCGAGGTCGTCGAGGCGATCCGCGCACTGCCCCGGCGCCAGCGCGACTGCGTCGTCCTGCGCTACTACCTCGAGCTGGGCATCGACCAGGTCGCCGAGACCCTCGACCTGTCACCCAACTCGGTCAAGACCCACCTGCGTCGCGGTCTACGGACCCTGGGCGCACGACTGGAGGAGCAGCGATGA
- a CDS encoding dipeptide ABC transporter ATP-binding protein produces MAEAILTATDLVKHYPIRGGVLRRTVGHVKAVDGVSFELLKGETLGIVGESGCGKSTLGRLLMRLEEPTAGSVVFDGVDMYAQKGRAMRRLRRDIQIVFQDPYTSLNPRKTVGDIVGEPFDIHPDVVPKKGRRKAVQDLLDLVGLNPEHINRYPHQFSGGQRQRIGIARGIALNPKVLICDEPVSALDVSVQAQVVNLMEKLQDELGLSYIFIAHDLSVVRHISDRVGVMYLGKMAELGEEDDIYGRPTHPYTQALLSAVPVPDPTLRDKKEQIVLKGDVPSPANPPSGCRFHTRCWKAQDKCKTDVPLLELRPDGAGEHLSACHFAQPREIIETIDLTEGADNAV; encoded by the coding sequence ATGGCTGAAGCCATTCTGACCGCGACCGACCTGGTCAAGCACTACCCCATCCGCGGTGGCGTGCTGCGCCGCACGGTGGGCCACGTCAAGGCCGTCGACGGCGTCAGCTTCGAGCTCCTCAAGGGCGAGACGCTGGGCATCGTCGGTGAGTCCGGGTGTGGCAAGTCCACCCTGGGCCGTCTCCTGATGCGCCTGGAGGAGCCGACCGCCGGCTCGGTCGTGTTCGACGGCGTCGACATGTATGCGCAGAAGGGCCGCGCCATGCGTCGGCTCCGCCGCGACATCCAGATCGTGTTCCAGGACCCCTACACCTCGCTCAACCCTCGCAAGACGGTCGGCGACATCGTGGGGGAGCCCTTCGACATCCACCCCGACGTGGTGCCGAAGAAGGGTCGTCGCAAGGCCGTCCAGGACCTGCTCGACCTCGTGGGGCTCAACCCCGAGCACATCAACCGCTACCCGCACCAGTTCTCCGGCGGTCAGCGCCAGCGCATCGGCATCGCCCGCGGCATCGCGCTCAACCCGAAGGTCCTGATCTGCGACGAGCCGGTCTCCGCGCTCGACGTGTCGGTGCAGGCGCAGGTCGTCAACCTGATGGAGAAGCTGCAGGACGAGCTGGGCCTGTCCTACATCTTCATCGCCCACGACCTGTCCGTGGTGCGTCACATCTCCGACCGCGTCGGCGTGATGTACCTCGGCAAGATGGCAGAGCTGGGGGAGGAGGACGACATCTACGGTCGCCCCACCCACCCCTACACCCAGGCGCTGCTGTCGGCCGTCCCCGTGCCGGACCCGACCCTGCGTGACAAGAAGGAGCAGATCGTCCTCAAGGGCGACGTCCCCTCACCGGCGAACCCGCCGTCGGGGTGCCGGTTCCACACGCGGTGCTGGAAGGCGCAGGACAAGTGCAAGACCGACGTGCCCCTGCTCGAGCTGCGCCCCGACGGCGCCGGCGAGCACCTGTCGGCCTGCCACTTCGCCCAGCCCCGGGAGATCATCGAGACGATCGACCTCACCGAGGGTGCCGACAACGCCGTCTGA
- a CDS encoding ABC transporter ATP-binding protein: protein MTTTDTTGTQRGKTPSASQYHAKDGLLLEVEDLHVEFHTPDGIAKAINGVNFDLYEGQTLAILGESGSGKSVTAQAIMGILDVPPAVIPKGQIRYCGQDLLTMPEEQRRKTRGPEISMVFQDALSSLNPVFPVGWQIAEMFRVHRGINRSDALERAVKLMQRVQIPAAKERVKAYPHQFSGGMRQRIMIAMAIALDPAVLIADEPTTALDVTVQAQIMALLQELQEERQMGLILITHDLGVVADVADKIAVMYAGRIVERADVYDLYRQPGHPYTKGLLESIPRLDQKGQQLAAIGGLPPNLMRIPQGCAFNPRCKFAQDVCREDRPALREIAPGRESACHFAEEVLNG from the coding sequence ATGACGACAACTGACACGACCGGTACGCAGCGCGGCAAGACCCCGTCCGCGTCCCAGTACCACGCCAAGGACGGTCTGCTGCTCGAGGTGGAAGACCTCCACGTCGAGTTCCACACCCCCGACGGCATCGCCAAGGCCATCAACGGCGTCAACTTCGACCTCTACGAGGGCCAGACCCTGGCGATCCTCGGCGAGTCGGGGTCCGGCAAGTCCGTGACCGCCCAGGCGATCATGGGCATCCTCGACGTCCCGCCGGCGGTGATCCCCAAGGGGCAGATCCGCTACTGCGGCCAGGACCTGCTGACCATGCCCGAGGAGCAGCGGCGCAAGACCCGCGGCCCGGAGATCTCCATGGTCTTCCAGGACGCGCTGTCCTCGCTCAACCCGGTGTTCCCGGTGGGCTGGCAGATCGCCGAGATGTTCCGCGTCCACCGCGGCATCAACCGTTCCGACGCCCTGGAGCGTGCGGTCAAGCTGATGCAGCGGGTGCAGATCCCGGCGGCCAAGGAGCGGGTGAAGGCCTACCCGCACCAGTTCTCCGGTGGTATGCGCCAGCGCATCATGATCGCGATGGCCATCGCGCTCGACCCGGCGGTCCTCATCGCCGACGAGCCGACCACGGCCCTGGACGTCACGGTGCAGGCACAGATCATGGCCCTGCTCCAGGAGCTGCAGGAGGAGCGCCAGATGGGGCTCATCCTCATCACCCACGACCTCGGCGTCGTGGCCGACGTGGCGGACAAGATCGCCGTCATGTACGCCGGTCGCATCGTCGAGCGCGCGGACGTCTACGACCTGTACCGCCAGCCGGGTCACCCGTACACCAAGGGTCTGCTCGAGTCGATCCCTCGCCTCGACCAGAAGGGCCAGCAGCTCGCAGCCATCGGTGGCCTGCCTCCGAACCTCATGCGCATCCCGCAGGGCTGTGCGTTCAACCCGCGCTGCAAGTTCGCCCAGGACGTCTGCCGTGAGGACCGTCCCGCGCTGCGGGAGATCGCTCCCGGCCGTGAGTCCGCCTGCCACTTCGCCGAGGAGGTCCTCAATGGCTGA
- a CDS encoding ABC transporter permease: MTEASTIAVSSEAGQPAGGSADEGRSLASDAWRQLKRNPIFWVSVGLITVFVLMAALPQLFTNVDPNEAILKQAREKPGGDAWFGRDIQGYDIYARTIYGARASILVGVFTTIATVVIGLVMGVLAGYYGGFLDSFVSRVTDIFFAIPLLLGGILFMSTFPNDENSPYLVVVGKVVLVLSIFGWPGIARLMRSSVMQVKPNDYVQAARALGASPWRIIRAHVMPNALAPVIVVATINLGVFITVEATLSFLGIGLTPPAVSWGVAISDALVALRTYPHILLFPSLFLSLAVLAFIMLGDAVRDAFDPKSR; encoded by the coding sequence ATGACTGAGGCATCGACCATCGCCGTCTCCTCCGAGGCGGGCCAGCCCGCCGGAGGCTCGGCGGACGAGGGCCGCTCGCTGGCGTCCGACGCCTGGCGGCAGCTCAAGCGGAACCCGATCTTCTGGGTGTCCGTCGGGCTCATCACCGTGTTCGTGCTGATGGCAGCCCTGCCGCAGCTGTTCACCAACGTCGACCCCAACGAGGCGATCCTCAAGCAGGCCCGCGAGAAGCCCGGTGGCGACGCGTGGTTCGGTCGCGACATCCAGGGCTACGACATCTACGCCCGGACGATCTACGGCGCCCGCGCCTCGATCCTCGTCGGTGTCTTCACGACGATCGCCACGGTGGTCATCGGACTGGTCATGGGTGTGCTCGCCGGCTACTACGGCGGCTTCCTCGACAGCTTCGTCTCGCGCGTCACGGACATCTTCTTCGCGATCCCGCTGCTCCTCGGCGGCATCCTGTTCATGTCCACCTTCCCCAACGACGAGAACTCCCCGTACCTCGTGGTCGTCGGCAAGGTCGTGCTCGTGCTGTCCATCTTCGGCTGGCCGGGCATCGCCCGCCTGATGCGCTCCAGCGTCATGCAGGTCAAGCCCAACGACTACGTCCAGGCGGCTCGCGCCCTCGGGGCGAGTCCGTGGCGGATCATCCGTGCCCACGTCATGCCCAACGCCCTGGCGCCGGTCATCGTCGTCGCCACGATCAACCTCGGTGTCTTCATCACCGTCGAGGCGACGCTGAGCTTCCTCGGCATCGGTCTGACGCCGCCGGCGGTCTCCTGGGGTGTGGCGATCTCCGACGCGCTCGTCGCGCTGCGGACCTACCCGCACATCCTGCTGTTCCCCAGCCTGTTCCTGTCCCTTGCGGTGCTGGCCTTCATCATGCTCGGCGACGCCGTGCGTGACGCCTTCGACCCGAAGTCGCGCTGA
- a CDS encoding ABC transporter permease gives MYKYILRRLIQMIPVLLGATFIIFFMVYALPGDPTIGLCGERPCPAAFVADFREKHGLNDPFFIRYFTYLGNLAQGDLGTNFRDLKVLDELELRYPTTAKLAGMAILFETVIGILAGVLAGIRKGKFIDNLVLVSTLFVISIPVFVIGVTLQYYFGLKWPIFPATVGSDVTYYKLILPAFVLGSASIAYAARLTRTNLVENLRADYLRTAVAKGLGRPRILGIHALRNSLIPVVTFIGADFGGLLGGAIVTERIFNIQGVGGFLFTGIRNRDPVSVVGTVTILVLVFLIVNLLVDLLYGVLDPRISHD, from the coding sequence GTGTACAAGTACATCCTTCGGCGACTGATCCAGATGATCCCGGTGCTGCTTGGTGCCACGTTCATCATTTTCTTCATGGTCTACGCCCTGCCCGGCGACCCGACCATCGGCCTGTGCGGTGAGCGGCCCTGCCCCGCCGCCTTCGTGGCCGACTTCCGTGAGAAGCACGGGCTCAACGACCCGTTCTTCATCCGGTACTTCACCTACCTCGGCAACCTCGCCCAGGGCGACCTCGGCACGAACTTCCGTGACCTGAAGGTCCTCGACGAGCTCGAGCTGCGCTACCCGACGACGGCCAAGCTGGCCGGCATGGCGATCCTCTTCGAGACCGTCATCGGCATCCTCGCCGGTGTCCTCGCGGGCATCCGCAAGGGCAAGTTCATCGACAACCTCGTCCTGGTGAGCACGCTGTTCGTCATCTCCATCCCGGTCTTCGTGATCGGTGTGACGCTGCAGTACTACTTCGGCCTCAAGTGGCCGATCTTCCCGGCGACCGTCGGGTCCGACGTCACCTACTACAAGCTGATCCTCCCCGCGTTCGTGCTGGGCAGTGCGTCCATCGCGTATGCCGCCCGCCTCACCCGCACGAACCTGGTCGAGAACCTGCGCGCGGACTACCTGCGCACGGCGGTGGCCAAGGGCCTGGGGCGTCCGCGCATCCTTGGCATCCACGCCCTGCGCAACTCGCTCATCCCGGTCGTCACCTTCATCGGCGCCGACTTCGGTGGCCTGCTCGGTGGCGCCATCGTGACCGAGCGCATCTTCAACATCCAGGGCGTCGGTGGGTTCCTCTTCACCGGCATCCGCAACCGCGACCCGGTGAGCGTCGTGGGCACCGTGACCATCCTGGTGCTCGTCTTCCTCATCGTTAACCTGCTCGTCGACCTCCTGTACGGCGTGCTCGACCCGAGGATCAGCCATGACTGA